Proteins co-encoded in one Anopheles moucheti chromosome X, idAnoMoucSN_F20_07, whole genome shotgun sequence genomic window:
- the LOC128306861 gene encoding coiled-coil-helix-coiled-coil-helix domain-containing protein 2-like, whose translation MPRRGRTASPPPAARRAPMAAAPAPAPKQPVVQHAAPAAVAPPMAAPSQGPGLMAQMAATAGGVAIGSAVGHTVGHALTGMFSGSDSKEAAPVAAAPQQYAPAPAHQAGETGPCAWEMKQFLSCAQNQSDLTLCEGFNEALRQCKVQHHM comes from the exons ATGCCACGACGAGGACGTACAGCatcgccaccaccagcagctcGCAG GGCTCCTATGGCAGCAGCACCTGCTCCGGCCCCTAAACAACCAGTCGTGCAGCATGCGGCACCAGCCGCCGTTGCCCCACCAATGGCTGCCCCATCCCAGGGTCCGGGTCTGATGGCGCAaatggcagcaacagcaggcgGTGTTGCCATCGGTTCAGCAGTG GGTCATACTGTGGGTCATGCGCTGACAGGAATGTTTAGTGGTTCCGATTCAAAAGAAGCTGCACCGGTTGCTGCTGCCCCACAACAATACGCACCCGCTCCAGCACACCAGGCAGGTGAGACGGGTCCGTGCGCTTGGGagatgaaacaatttttatctTGCGCCCAAAACCAATCCGACTTGACGCTTTGTGAAGGATTCAACGAGGCGTTGCGTCAGTGCAAAGTGCAGCATCATATGTAG
- the LOC128307160 gene encoding protein windbeutel, with translation MSHKSFVLIATLVVNVLIDSGNAWTARGCVDLDSSTFDKVTSKFRYSLVKFDTAFPYGDKHEAFTNLALATVEATDDLLFALVGIKDYGEQDNADLGKRFNIPKEYPVIKLFMGDSKEPIDFPLGEEMTSENLRKFLKRNTDLYIGLPGCVQALDELALKFMSTDDATERQTIIVDVERAEQGMEELDPTKKSYQMYLSLMRKVVKSIQPPMDVISEEMQRVEKLLSEKLSDAKKAELKLRINIMLSFSVLNSALKYERTEL, from the coding sequence ATGTCGCACAAGTCTTTCGTTCTGATTGCTACACTGGTCGTCAACGTGCTAATTGATAGTGGCAATGCCTGGACCGCGCGTGGCTGTGTCGACCTGGACTCGTCCACGTTCGATAAGGTAACGAGTAAATTTCGTTACAGCCTGGTAAAGTTCGATACAGCCTTCCCGTACGGTGATAAGCATGAAGCATTTACGAACCTTGCACTCGCAACCGTCGAAGCCACGGATGACCTTTTGTTTGCGCTAGTTGGCATAAAAGACTATGGTGAGCAGGATAATGCTGATCTGGGCAAACGTTTCAACATCCCTAAGGAGTATCCGGTGATAAAGCTGTTTATGGGCGACAGCAAAGAACCGATAGATTTCCCGCTAGGCGAGGAAATGACCAGCGAAAATTTACGCAAGTTTCTAAAGCGCAACACTGACCTATACATCGGATTGCCGGGATGCGTTCAGGCGTTAGATGAGCTGGCGCTAAAGTTCATGAGTACAGATGATGCGACGGAACGGCAAACTATTATTGTAGACGTGGAACGTGCCGAGCAAGGAATGGAAGAACTAGACCCGACGAAAAAGTCCTACCAGATGTATCTATCTTTGATGAGGAAGGTTGTAAAATCGATCCAGCCACCGATGGATGTTATAAGCGAGGAGATGCAACGGGTCGAGAAGTTACTGTCGGAAAAGCTGAGCGATGCGAAGAAGGCTGAGCTAAAGTTGCGCATCAACATTATGCTTTCGTTTAGTGTGCTAAACAGCGCGCTAAAATATGAGCGAACAGAACTTTAG